Proteins encoded within one genomic window of Triticum aestivum cultivar Chinese Spring chromosome 2D, IWGSC CS RefSeq v2.1, whole genome shotgun sequence:
- the LOC123051886 gene encoding putative SWI/SNF-related matrix-associated actin-dependent regulator of chromatin subfamily A member 3-like 1, producing MAASSSSSRGGGGGDDDNEPYLVGFVVSKIVGLKHYSGTLSGGERPSLVREPLNPFDTNAIAVHNSRGRQVGHIEGRTAKVLAPLLDSLLVANTHVLVPGSRSSKAGNNFYQLPCQIHLFARPAAAAFVREAIDDSGLVLIDPNHIEFALSQSAIVQEQTKKSDRDVDKLFARVGKQGESRIEPMEPPEDIVVSDLFEHQKVALGWLVHREESCDLPPFWKEDKNGGYENVLTSQNAKLRPPPLRGGIFADDMGLGKTLTLLSLIARSKARNVGGGKVKGTKRRKIDDAEEGSRTTLVVCPPSVFSSWVTQLEEHTNAGSLKVYMYHGQRTKDKNVLLKYDIVITTYSVLGTEFGQEGSPMNDIDWFRVILDEAHIIKNSAALQTKAVTALNAQRRWVVTGTPIQNSSLDLYPLMAFLKFEPFSVKSYWQSLIQRPLEKGDKAGLSRLQNLLGAISLRRTKETECGSKSVVAIPPKTVVACHIELSAEERECYDQMESEGRNKMMEFGDRDSILRNYSTVLFLILRLRQLCNDVALCPFDIKSWLPANTLEDVSKNPELLKKLASLVADGEDFDCPICLSPPSTTVITSCTHIYCQPCILKILKSASSRCPICRRSLSKEDLFIAPAVQHSDDDDSGSLDSDKPLSSKVQALLELLKLSRQEDPSSKSVVFSQFQKMLVLLEGPLKRAGFKVLRLDGTMSVKKRSDVIKQFAVVGPDAPTVLLAGLKAAGAGVNLTAASTVYLFDPWWNPGTEEQAMDRVHRIGQKKAVKVVRLIVKNSIEERVLELQERKKRLISGAFRKKVGGKEEKELRLEELRIMLGFQP from the exons atggccgcctcctcctcctcctcccgcgggggcggcggcggcgacgacgacaacGAGCCCTACCTCGTGGGATTCGTCGTCTCCAAGATCGTCGGCCTCAAGCACTACAGCGGCACCCTCAGCGGCGGCGAGAGGCCCTCCCTCGTCCGCGAGCCCCTCAACCCCTTCGACACCAACGCCATCGCCGTCCACAACAGCCGCGGCCGCCAGGTCGGCCACATCGAGGGCCGCACCGCCAAGGTCCTCGCCCCGCTCCTCGACTCCCTCCTCGTCGCCAACACCCACGTCCTCGTGCCCGGGAGCCGGTCCTCCAAGGCCGGCAACAATTTCTACCAGCTCCCCTGCCAGATCCACCTCTTCGcccgcccagccgccgccgccttcgtccgcgaGGCCATCGACGACAGCGGCCTCGTCCTCATCGACCCGAACCACATCGAGTTCGCCCTGTCCCAGTCCGCCATCGTGCAAGAGCAGACCAAGAAATCCGACCGGGATGTCGATAAGCTGTTCGCGCGTGTGGGGAAGCAAGGGGAGAGCCGGATTGAGCCTATGGAGCCTCCAGAGGATATCGTGGTGTCAGACCTGTTCGAGCACCAGAAGGTAGCCTTGGGATGGCTGGTGCACAGGGAGGAGTCCTGTGACCTGCCGCCATTCTGGAAAGAAGATAAAAATGGGGGCTACGAGAATGTGCTTACCAGCCAGAATGCCAAGCTGCGGCCGCCACCACTGAGAGGCGGGATTTTCGCCGATGATATGGGGCTTGGCAAGACCCTCACGCTGTTGTCATTGATTGCGCGAAGTAAAGCTCGCAATGTGGGAGGGGGGAAGGTGAAAGGgaccaaaaggaggaagatcgaTGATGCGGAGGAGGGATCGAGGACGACACTTGTGGTGTGCCCGCCCTCGGTGTTCTCGTCTTGGGTGACACAACTGGAGGAGCATACGAATGCAGGCAGCTTGAAGGTGTATATGTACCATGGGCAGCGAACAAAAGATAAGAATGTGCTGTTGAAGTATGACATTGTGATTACCACTTACAGCGTCTTGGGCACGGAATTTGGCCAGGAGGGCTCACCTATGAACGATATTGACTGGTTCCGGGTGATTCTGGATGAGGCCCATATTATCAAGAACTCTGCAGCTCTGCAGACCAAGGCGGTGACTGCTTTGAATGCACAGAGGCGGTGGGTAGTCACAGGGACGCCAATTCAGAACAGCTCATTGGATTTGTACCCGCTTATGGCGTTTTTGAAGTTTGAGCCTTTCTCAGTCAAGAGCTACTGGCAGAGCTTAATCCAGCGTCCCCTGGAGAAAGGGGATAAGGCTGGGTTGTCACGATTACAA AACCTGCTAGGTGCTATCTCATTGCGCAGAACCAAAGAAACAGAGTGTGGAAGCAAGAGTGTGGTTGCCATTCCACCTAAAACTGTTGTAGCGTGTCACATTGAGCTTTCTGCAGAGGAACGGGAGTGTTATGATCAGATGGAATCGGAAGGGAGAAACAAAATGATGGAGTTTGGTGACAGAGATTCGATATTGCGTAATTACTCAACCGTGCTTTTTTTGATTCTGAGGCTACGCCAGCTCTGCAATGATGTAGCACTGTGCCCTTTCGACATTAAATCATGGCTTCCTGCCAACACCCTTGAAG ATGTGTCTAAGAACCCCGAGTTGTTGAAGAAGCTTGCCTCATTGGTTGCTGATGGAGAGGACTTTGACTGTCCAATTTGCTTGTCTCCTCCATCTACAACTGTTATAACAAGCTGCACCCACATATATTGCCAACCCTGCATCCTAAAAATCCTCAAGAGCGCTAGTTCACGTTGTCCGATATGTCGGCGCTCCCTATCTAAAGAAGACCTCTTTATTGCTCCGGCGGTACAGCATTCCGATGACGATGACTCGGGCAGTCTTGACTCTGACAAACCTCTCTCTTCCAAGGTGCAAGCCCTGCTGGAGCTACTGAAGCTTTCGCGGCAGGAAGACCCTTCATCAAAGTCTGTCGTGTTTTCCCAGTTCCAGAAGATGTTGGTCCTGCTTGAAGGGCCACTGAAAAGAGCAGGCTTCAAGGTACTACGTCTTGATGGCACCATGAGCGTGAAAAAGAGGTCAGACGTTATAAAGCAGTTTGCGGTCGTCGGCCCCGATGCCCCAACGGTACTGCTGGCCGGCCTGAAGGCTGCAGGAGCTGGCGTGAACCTAACAGCGGCGTCAACGGTGTACCTGTTCGACCCCTGGTGGAACCCTGGGACGGAGGAGCAGGCCATGGACCGGGTGCACCGGATCGGGCAGAAGAAAGCAGTCAAGGTGGTGCGGCTCATCGTGAAAAACAGCATCGAGGAGAGGGTCCTGGAGCTGCAGGAGAGGAAGAAGCGGCTGATCAGCGGCGCGTTCAGGAAGAAAGTAGGAGGCAAGGAGGAAAAGGAGCTGCGCCTTGAGGAGCTGCGCATTATGCTGGGATTTCAGCCATAG